A genomic stretch from Oreochromis niloticus isolate F11D_XX linkage group LG11, O_niloticus_UMD_NMBU, whole genome shotgun sequence includes:
- the zgc:113232 gene encoding collagen alpha-1(I) chain, producing MGASCDKASLLSGLLVFMLCVASSHCQEENSGYHSGEEHTYEESSAVDHYDNLAAPQPEYPPEPTHSYDVDQIFEEEDYDTYGPIPTQVTMITEDTFPYITTTESHYAKEDTEIVQVPYEYPPDTGSSEESGGDAELGQVGPTECDCEPGEPGFAGFTGPKGSRGLQGKTGKPGSQGREGYKGTKGVQGRRGDTGPVGDPGPEGDEGASGFSGATGEPGLPGEPGEPGDVGLKGDMGLEGPRGGVGPPGETGRRGDAGPAGGRGTKGIKGAPGDKGEQGPRGREGPKGQTGAPGFPGDVGERGYTGYPGQPGPIGKSGPKGTKGYSGLPGRGGDPGEDGPIGVPGFMGEPGPFGAKGSKGDGGVRGPRGRVGAVGAQGEQGDAGIPGKPGAKGLKGPKGPKGETGPDGEKGVAGKKGMKGEKGQKGSVGDRGDRGQRGPKGAVGPIGAPGPVGPPGIPGVRGQRGPAGDPGLKGRAGPKGVRGPSGPGLTDEQVLQLCRGVVTAQISQYASSIRAKCSQGCPINNRTLIGPPGAQGPPGAPGKAGKAGKPGAKGARGVQGDRGVEGQKGAPGDRGQKGPKGVVGDPGIGLPGHDGPQGPRGSPGNPAEPKDGMEGPRGPRGFPGPVGPPGMVGFAGVPGFCEARDCSIYAPVMRKEQGLVKGPVS from the exons ATGGGGGCCTCCTGTGATAAG GCGTCGCTCCTCTCGGGGCTGCTCGTATTCATGCTGTGTGTCGCCTCTTCTCACTGCCAGGAGGAAAATTCTGGATACCACTCAG GTGAGGAACACACCTATGAAGAGTCTTCTGCAGTTGACCACTATGACAACTTAGCTGCTCCTCAGCCAG AATATCCACCAGAGCCGACTCATAGCTATGATGTGGACCAGATATTCGAGGAAGAGGATTATGACACTTATGGCCCAATCCCCACCCAAGTCACCATGATCACTGAGGACACCTTTCCCTACATCACCACCACTGAGTCCCACTATGCCAAAGAGGACACTGAGATCGTGCAG GTGCCATATGAGTACCCTCCTGACACTGGCTCCTCAGAAGAGTCAGGGGGCGATGCAGAGCTTGGGCAGGTGGGGCCAACAGAGTGTGACTGTGAGCCCGGAGAGCCTGGATTTGCTGGCTTCACAGGACCAAAG gGATCCAGAGGACTGCAGGGTAAAACTGGTAAACCAGGGTCTCAAGGGAGAGAG GGCTATAAAGGGACCAAAGGTGTTCAGGGAAGGAGAGGAGATACTGGCCCAGTG GGTGACCCTGGTCCTGAGGGAGATGAAGGAGCTTCTGGTTTTTCTGGAGCCACC GGAGAACCTGGACTTCCAGGAGAGCCAGGTGAGCCTGGAGATGTGGGTCTaaag GGTGACATGGGATTGGAGGGACCCCGTGGAGGAGTCGGACCTCCTGGTGAGACT GGTCGTCGTGGTGATGCTGGGCCTGCTGGAGGAAGAGGGACTAAAGGTAtcaag GGCGCTCCTGGTGACAAAGGTGAACAAGGTCCTCGGGGACGAGAAGGACCAAAG GGTCAAACAGGAGCACCTGGGTTTCCAGGTGATGTTGGCGAGAGAGGCTACACT GGTTATCCTGGACAGCCGGGGCCAATCGGAAAGAGCGGTCCAAAG GGGACTAAAGGTTACAGTGGCTTGCCGGGACGAGGTGGTGACCCTGGAGAAGAT GGTCCTATAGGAGTCCCAGGGTTTATGGGAGAACCGGGGCCATTTGGTGCCAAG GGGAGTAAAGGGGATGGTGGCGTCAGAGGACCTCGGGGGAGAGTGGGCGCTGTG GGAGCCCAAGGAGAACAAGGAGATGCTGGAATACCAGGAAAACCAGGAGCAAAGGGCCTCAAAGGCCCAAAA gggCCCAAAGGTGAGACGGGACCTGATGGGGAGAAG GGTGTAGCAGGGAAGAAGGGCATGAAGGGCGAGAAAGGACAGAAG GGAAGCGTAGGAGATCGTGGAGACAGAGGACAG CGTGGACCTAAGGGAGCTGTTGGTCCCATTGGGGCTCCAGGCCCGGTTGGACCTCCTGGTATCCCAGGGGTCAGAGGACAACGTGGTCCAGCCGGGGACCCAGGTCTTAAGGGTCGAGCTGGACCTAAAGGAGTGCGAGGTCCATCT GGTCCTGGGCTTACTGATGAGCAGGTCTTGCAGCTCTGCAGAGGTGTTGTCACAGCTCAGATCTCTCAGTATGCTTCCTCCATCAGAGCCAAGTGCTCTCAGGGCTGTCCCATCAACAACCGGACACTCATTGGGCCTCCAGGAGCTCAAGGACCACCAGGGGCACCAGGCAAAGCT GGTAAAGCAGGAAAACCCGGAGCAAAAGGAGCCAGAGGTGTTCAAGGTGACAGAGGAGTGGAGGGACAAAAGGGAGCACCTGGTGACAGAG gtCAAAAGGGACCCAAAGGCGTTGTAGGAGATCCAGGTATAGGGCTGCCAGGACACGACGGACCACAGGGACCCAGAG GTTCACCAGGTAACCCAGCAGAACCAAAAGATGGCATGGAGGGTCCCCGTGGGCCTCGTGGCTTCCCTGGTCCCGTGGGTCCACCCGGCATGGTTGGATTTGCAGGTGTACCGGGATTTTGCGAGGCACGGGACTGCAGCATTTATGCACCAGTGATGCGCAAAGAGCAGGGTCTGGTGAAAGGGCCAGTGAGTTAA
- the snrnp48 gene encoding U11/U12 small nuclear ribonucleoprotein 48 kDa protein: MSESLPPLTLQDRMERLQELTEFTEKCKKQINGIFETLGWSLDYKNSNQEPMEQCPYDPHHRVPVRTMEKHKISCKLKKMGYSAEEQAEMYDPSVCYENTSVRSFTMDKTTQHQVILQARSAAPMMRMEGVFWQGQYSGEPVDVPQNHKRAVCDLTVADRLALYNHVVGVINQQKEASSSNDDLYVDLVSKLQKDEEQNEPKTKLELMAEMRDYKRRRQSYRAKNVHITKKSYTEVIREVISVHSEELARQWKEEEDEEESMRVEQSSHGRQVDERRSPSSESHHSHNKRHRSRERSHERESKKKKSRRERDSHSPDDHHHHHDKKKKKKKKKDERDREKEK, translated from the exons ATGTCGGAATCATTACCGCCGCTAACTCTCCAGGACCGCATGGAGCGTCTTCAGGAGCTGACGGAATTTACTGAAAAGTGCAAAAAACAGATAAACGGCATATTTGAAACGCTGGGATGGTCGCTAGACTACAAGAACTCCAACCAG GAACCAATGGAGCAGTGTCCCTATGACCCTCACCACAGGGTCCCGGTCAGGACCATGGAGAAGCATAAAATCTCCTGCAAGCTCAAAAAAATGGGCTACTCTGCCGAGGAGCAG GCGGAGATGTACGACCCCTCCGTGTGCTATGAGAACACCAGCGTCAGAAGCTTTACAATGG ACAAAACCACCCAGCATCAGGTGATCCTACAGGCGAGATCTGCTGCACCAATGATGAGGATGGAAGGAGTCTTCTGGCAAG GTCAGTACTCCGGTGAGCCAGTCGACGTGCCTCAGAACCACAAGCGAGCCGTGTGTGATCTCACTGTTGCCGACCGATTGGCTCTGTACAATCATGTGGTCGGCGTCATCAATCAACAGAAGGAAGCATCGTCCTCCAATGACGATCTCTACGTAGATTTGGTGTCCAAACTCCAAAAAG aTGAAGAACAAAATGAACCAAAGACTAAACTGGAGCTGATGGCAGAAATGAGGGACTACAAGAGGCGGCGTCAGTCCTACAGAGCCAAAAATGTTCACATCACCAAGAAATCCTACACTGAG GTGATCAGAGAGGTGATCAGCGTCCATTCTGAGGAGCTTGCCAGACAgtggaaagaggaggaggacgaaGAGGAGTCGATGAGAGTGGAACAGTCTTCCCACGG gcgGCAAGTGGATGAAAGACGCTCACCATCCTCAGAGTCTCACCACTCCCACAATAAACGCCACCGCAGCCGGGAGCGAAGCCACGAAAGGGagagcaagaagaagaagagtagGAGGGAGAG GGATTCCCACTCCCCAGatgaccaccaccaccaccacgataaaaagaagaagaagaagaagaagaaagatgaGAGAGACAGGGAGAAGGAGAAGTGA
- the LOC100710708 gene encoding uncharacterized protein LOC100710708 isoform X1 gives MHRLSHECWIWSPRPSLCLHPQHSGSLLSVMVSHQEEEEEDKETGELPAVCCYSTGCDDVISQSAVAQWSIYEPQVHSGIPSSTGLCQHDVGAPLQQITVVEAEQGDVFQHFMGCQCWGGPGMETQRCVYRQREPDVLGHCSSGSPFIYCGAVRRNVIVGVEVVEEVAVEDTLEVITEDIYADDLLDPDTSQENQPYPT, from the exons ATGCACAGACTTAGTCATGAATGCTGGATTTGGTCACCCAGACCTTCTCTGTGTCTTCATCCTCAGCACTCAGGGAGCCTTCTTTCTGTCATGGTGAGCCaccaagaagaagaggaggaggataaAGAAACAGGAGAACTTCCAGCTGTATGTTGCTATAGTACAG GATGTGATGACGTTATCAGTCAGTCTGCTGTTGCTCAGTGGTCCATATACGAGCCTCAGGTCCACTCAGGGATCcccagcagcacaggcctgTGTCAGCATGACGTGGGTGCTCCTTTGCAGCAAATAACAGTGGTTGAAGCTGAGCAAGGAGATGTATTCCAGCATTTCATGGGTTGTCAGTGCTGGGGAGGTCCAGGGATGGAAACCCAGAGATGTGTTTATAGACAGAGGGAACCAGATGTTTTGGGTCACTGCTCATCAGGATCTCCATTTATCTACTGTGGAG CTGTGAGGAGGAACGTGATCGTTGGAGTGGAGGTTGTAGAGGAGGTTGCAGTTGAAGACACTCTGGAAGTAAT AACAGAAgatatttatgcagatgatctGCTGGATCCAGATACGTCACAAGAAAACCAGCCGTACCCCACATGA
- the LOC100710708 gene encoding uncharacterized protein LOC100710708 isoform X2 — translation MHRLSHECWIWSPRPSLCLHPQHSGSLLSVMVSHQEEEEEDKETGELPAVCCYSTGCDDVISQSAVAQWSIYEPQVHSGIPSSTGLCQHDVGAPLQQITVVEAEQGDVFQHFMGCQCWGGPGMETQRCVYRQREPDVLGHCSSGSPFIYCGVRRNVIVGVEVVEEVAVEDTLEVITEDIYADDLLDPDTSQENQPYPT, via the exons ATGCACAGACTTAGTCATGAATGCTGGATTTGGTCACCCAGACCTTCTCTGTGTCTTCATCCTCAGCACTCAGGGAGCCTTCTTTCTGTCATGGTGAGCCaccaagaagaagaggaggaggataaAGAAACAGGAGAACTTCCAGCTGTATGTTGCTATAGTACAG GATGTGATGACGTTATCAGTCAGTCTGCTGTTGCTCAGTGGTCCATATACGAGCCTCAGGTCCACTCAGGGATCcccagcagcacaggcctgTGTCAGCATGACGTGGGTGCTCCTTTGCAGCAAATAACAGTGGTTGAAGCTGAGCAAGGAGATGTATTCCAGCATTTCATGGGTTGTCAGTGCTGGGGAGGTCCAGGGATGGAAACCCAGAGATGTGTTTATAGACAGAGGGAACCAGATGTTTTGGGTCACTGCTCATCAGGATCTCCATTTATCTACTGTGGAG TGAGGAGGAACGTGATCGTTGGAGTGGAGGTTGTAGAGGAGGTTGCAGTTGAAGACACTCTGGAAGTAAT AACAGAAgatatttatgcagatgatctGCTGGATCCAGATACGTCACAAGAAAACCAGCCGTACCCCACATGA